One region of Bacillus pumilus genomic DNA includes:
- a CDS encoding NAD(P)-dependent oxidoreductase → MTQIKTVGFIGIGVMGRSMAEHLMDAGYEVLVYTRTKAKADALIQKGASWKPEVKEIAQHADAVITMVGYPSDVEEIYLGEEGLVAHATPGTYLIDMTTSKPQLAKEIEVKAKEKGLFALDAPVSGGDVGAKNATLAIMIGGEKSAYEACLPLFEKMGENIQYQGPAGSGQHTKMCNQIAIAAGMVGVAEAMAYAEKSGLDPEHVLKSITTGAAGSWSLSNLAPRMLKGDFEPGFYVKHFIKDMGIALEEAELMGEEMPGLSLAKSLYEKLREQGEENSGTQSIYKLWVK, encoded by the coding sequence ATGACACAAATCAAAACAGTTGGTTTTATTGGAATTGGTGTAATGGGACGCAGTATGGCTGAACATTTAATGGATGCAGGTTATGAAGTTCTCGTTTATACAAGAACAAAAGCGAAAGCAGATGCACTCATTCAAAAAGGCGCATCATGGAAGCCGGAAGTGAAGGAAATTGCACAACATGCAGATGCTGTCATCACAATGGTAGGATATCCATCAGATGTAGAAGAAATCTATTTAGGTGAAGAGGGGCTTGTGGCACATGCTACGCCTGGTACTTATCTGATAGATATGACGACATCGAAGCCTCAGCTGGCAAAAGAAATTGAAGTGAAAGCGAAAGAAAAAGGGCTGTTTGCATTAGATGCACCAGTTTCTGGCGGAGACGTAGGTGCAAAAAATGCAACGCTTGCGATTATGATTGGCGGAGAAAAATCAGCCTATGAAGCGTGTTTGCCCTTATTTGAGAAAATGGGCGAAAACATTCAATATCAAGGACCTGCAGGAAGCGGCCAGCATACCAAAATGTGTAACCAAATTGCGATTGCAGCAGGCATGGTAGGTGTCGCAGAGGCTATGGCCTATGCCGAAAAATCAGGACTTGATCCAGAGCACGTGCTCAAAAGCATCACAACGGGTGCGGCAGGAAGCTGGTCCTTGTCAAACCTTGCACCAAGAATGTTGAAAGGTGATTTCGAGCCAGGGTTCTACGTGAAGCATTTTATTAAAGATATGGGCATTGCACTTGAAGAAGCAGAGCTGATGGGAGAAGAGATGCCTGGGCTCTCACTTGCGAAGTCACTTTATGAGAAGCTGCGTGAACAGGGCGAAGAAAATAGCGGCACACAAAGTATATATAAATTATGGGTGAAATAA
- a CDS encoding PAS domain-containing sensor histidine kinase, with protein sequence MEQKMKDSNQLYSNIDLHAVLSSNGRFLYISSNCKQLLLYEQKDLLGCFLKDFVHTEDQFLVESYFYNQHMLEISHFRLLRSDLTAVWIEASIDFVACDALDSELSREMILKMRVLDAEPQKAAFQTTSEVSEQSLGSLPAFQHVSEAEQLIAMLPNPLCITILGEIVYANDAMLQLMGVSTRDDMIGKTAFDFIAEEYHDIVRSRITRLQQGLPVGMIEQIWKRKDGSSIHIEVKSSPTIYQSQRAELLLLVDISSRKKFQTVLQKSRERYQLLIQNSIDTIAVIHDHKWVFMNESGIKLFEAEHYDKLIGKDIFHQIHSCDQQKVKKSISRIIERASDSEIVTMSCHTFKHKLIYTEMVCIPTTFFGETAVQIILRDISERKQTEELMLRSEKLSIAGQLAAGIAHEIRNPLTAIKGFLQLIKPKTKDRDQYFEIVFSELSRIEIILSELLMLAKPQQTASMQTLDLKKIISEVTALLETQANLNGILMNTSEIEEDLLMNGDQNQLKQVFINLIKNAVESMPDGGKVDITAKAERDGIHVTIRDEGVGIPESVMKRIGEPFLTTKEKGTGLGLMVTFNILENHNGTIRVDSHPEKGTVFHIMFPAK encoded by the coding sequence ATGGAACAAAAAATGAAAGATTCGAATCAGCTTTATTCGAATATCGATTTACATGCCGTTCTTTCTTCTAATGGCCGCTTTCTCTACATTTCTTCTAACTGTAAGCAGCTTTTGCTTTATGAACAAAAGGATTTACTAGGGTGTTTTTTGAAAGACTTTGTTCATACCGAAGATCAATTTCTCGTCGAGAGTTATTTCTACAATCAGCACATGCTAGAGATTTCCCACTTTAGGCTGCTTAGAAGTGACCTAACAGCTGTATGGATTGAAGCTAGTATTGATTTTGTTGCTTGTGATGCGTTAGACAGTGAATTAAGTAGAGAAATGATCCTAAAAATGAGGGTGCTGGACGCTGAACCGCAAAAAGCAGCATTTCAAACAACATCAGAAGTGTCAGAACAGTCGTTAGGCAGTCTGCCGGCTTTCCAACATGTCAGTGAAGCTGAACAATTGATTGCCATGCTGCCAAATCCGTTATGTATTACGATTTTAGGGGAAATTGTTTATGCGAATGATGCGATGCTTCAATTAATGGGGGTAAGTACAAGAGATGACATGATCGGCAAAACTGCATTTGACTTTATTGCTGAGGAGTACCATGACATTGTGAGAAGCCGAATTACAAGGCTGCAACAAGGTCTTCCAGTCGGAATGATTGAACAGATATGGAAGCGGAAAGATGGAAGCAGCATCCATATCGAAGTGAAGTCATCACCAACGATCTATCAAAGTCAGCGGGCAGAGCTTTTGCTGTTAGTAGACATCTCATCCCGTAAGAAATTCCAAACCGTTCTGCAAAAAAGCCGGGAGCGTTATCAGCTGCTCATCCAAAACTCCATTGATACGATTGCGGTCATTCACGATCACAAATGGGTGTTTATGAATGAATCAGGCATTAAATTATTTGAAGCCGAGCATTACGATAAATTAATAGGAAAAGATATTTTCCATCAAATCCATTCCTGTGACCAGCAAAAAGTGAAAAAAAGCATATCACGTATTATTGAAAGAGCATCAGATTCTGAGATTGTCACGATGAGCTGTCATACGTTTAAACACAAACTGATTTATACAGAAATGGTGTGTATCCCAACTACATTTTTTGGAGAAACAGCCGTTCAAATTATTTTAAGAGATATATCCGAACGTAAGCAGACAGAAGAGCTCATGCTCCGGTCTGAAAAATTATCGATCGCAGGTCAATTGGCTGCGGGCATTGCACATGAGATCAGGAACCCATTGACTGCCATCAAAGGCTTTTTGCAGCTCATTAAACCGAAAACGAAAGATCGGGATCAATATTTCGAGATTGTTTTCTCTGAACTGAGCCGGATAGAAATTATCTTAAGCGAGCTGCTCATGCTGGCAAAACCGCAGCAAACGGCATCGATGCAGACACTTGATTTGAAAAAAATCATCAGCGAAGTCACGGCTTTATTAGAAACACAAGCGAACTTAAATGGCATTTTAATGAACACGAGTGAAATAGAAGAGGATCTCCTGATGAACGGGGATCAAAATCAGCTCAAGCAGGTGTTTATCAATTTAATCAAAAATGCCGTAGAATCCATGCCGGACGGAGGGAAGGTTGACATTACGGCCAAAGCAGAAAGAGATGGAATTCACGTCACCATTCGTGATGAAGGGGTTGGCATTCCTGAATCGGTCATGAAGCGAATAGGAGAGCCCTTTTTAACGACAAAGGAAAAAGGGACTGGACTTGGCCTTATGGTGACATTTAATATTTTAGAAAATCACAACGGGACGATCCGTGTGGATAGTCATCCCGAAAAGGGCACCGTATTTCACATCATGTTTCCTGCAAAATAA
- a CDS encoding peptidoglycan D,D-transpeptidase FtsI family protein, with product MGEKQHQGGAEQKKFKRRNAWRINLFFFAVFSLFAVLVIKLGVLQIVNGEDYKKQANRTEVKTASYPSPRGKMYDARGRVVVDNESVPAIVYTSESGVKAKDKIKVARKLATYIKMDTDFLRERDIRDFWLASHPKEADKLISKAEQKNLKAKDVYPLQVERVPKKEVKAIEKDAEEKAVAAIYRRFTGGYAFEPQIVKAMDPNEEKKGDEKVALLDETKESKQTSSVSLTYEEISLVSEHLDELPGVNVINDWTRKYPYEKTLYNVLGGVTTPEQGIIKEREDYYMARGYSRNDRVGKSYLEYQYEDFLNPEKATVQYTQVGGKLLDEIKRTEGRRGLDLALTFDMELQKEVDKIVESELRSASARNYMMDRAFVVMMDPNTGDVLAMSGKKMDGRDVTDYAIGTFTTQYEMGSVVKGATVLGGYQDGMSHNQSYMDTPLYFAGSGGKPKQSYKVLGWVNDLQALQKSSNVYMFQVAMRMAGIIYQKDGPLPARPEHLQKMRNYYAQFGLGVKTGIDLPQESSGMQTHPKTVGGLLLDEAIGQYDTYTPLQVAQYMSTIANGGNRVQPRVVKSVHLPTKKDEVGPVVKKYEPKVLNTINNSKADIDRVKMGLKMVTSTGGTAAGRFGQHDVSGKTGTAQTFYYGANRSWWGNPTYNLTFGGYYPSSNPKVAFSVVTPYVSDKDSVIKTIPSKIIDKYVELQKKYEKQ from the coding sequence GTGGGAGAGAAACAGCATCAAGGTGGTGCCGAGCAGAAAAAATTCAAGCGCCGGAACGCCTGGAGGATTAATCTCTTTTTCTTCGCTGTCTTTAGTTTGTTTGCTGTGCTTGTGATCAAGCTTGGTGTGCTGCAAATCGTCAATGGTGAGGATTATAAAAAGCAGGCTAACCGAACAGAGGTCAAAACAGCATCATACCCTTCTCCGAGAGGAAAAATGTATGACGCGAGAGGAAGAGTCGTCGTTGATAATGAAAGTGTACCTGCCATCGTTTATACATCAGAAAGCGGTGTGAAAGCGAAGGATAAGATTAAGGTAGCAAGAAAACTTGCGACTTATATAAAAATGGATACTGATTTTTTGAGAGAGCGTGACATTCGAGATTTTTGGCTGGCAAGCCATCCGAAAGAAGCGGATAAGCTCATTTCAAAAGCAGAGCAAAAGAATCTTAAAGCAAAAGATGTCTATCCGCTTCAAGTAGAGCGCGTGCCTAAGAAAGAAGTTAAGGCGATCGAAAAAGATGCAGAGGAAAAAGCAGTTGCAGCGATCTATCGTCGATTTACAGGCGGATATGCCTTTGAGCCTCAAATCGTGAAAGCAATGGACCCCAATGAAGAGAAAAAAGGGGACGAAAAAGTTGCTTTACTCGATGAAACAAAAGAGTCAAAGCAGACATCATCTGTGAGTTTGACCTATGAAGAGATTTCACTTGTGTCAGAGCATCTTGATGAACTGCCTGGTGTGAATGTCATCAATGATTGGACAAGAAAATATCCGTATGAGAAGACCCTTTATAATGTACTTGGCGGTGTGACCACACCAGAGCAAGGGATTATAAAAGAGCGTGAAGATTACTATATGGCAAGAGGCTACTCACGTAATGACCGAGTAGGGAAGAGCTATTTAGAGTATCAATACGAGGATTTTCTGAACCCGGAGAAAGCGACTGTTCAATATACTCAGGTTGGCGGGAAGCTGCTCGATGAAATCAAGCGGACAGAGGGACGAAGAGGACTTGATCTTGCACTGACATTTGATATGGAGCTGCAAAAGGAAGTCGACAAGATCGTCGAATCAGAGCTTAGATCCGCTAGTGCGAGAAACTATATGATGGACCGTGCATTTGTCGTGATGATGGACCCTAACACTGGGGATGTTCTTGCGATGTCTGGCAAGAAAATGGACGGCAGAGACGTCACTGATTATGCCATCGGAACATTTACGACCCAGTACGAAATGGGCTCTGTTGTCAAAGGAGCTACTGTACTTGGCGGTTATCAGGACGGAATGTCGCACAACCAATCCTATATGGATACACCGCTCTATTTTGCAGGAAGTGGTGGAAAGCCGAAACAGTCATACAAAGTTCTTGGATGGGTCAATGATCTTCAGGCTCTCCAAAAAAGTTCCAACGTCTACATGTTCCAAGTAGCGATGAGAATGGCGGGCATCATTTATCAAAAGGATGGTCCGTTACCGGCAAGACCTGAGCACTTGCAAAAAATGAGAAACTACTATGCGCAATTTGGTCTTGGCGTGAAAACAGGGATCGATTTGCCGCAGGAATCAAGCGGGATGCAGACGCATCCGAAGACGGTCGGCGGACTTTTGCTCGATGAAGCAATTGGCCAGTATGACACGTATACACCGCTTCAAGTTGCCCAGTACATGTCAACGATCGCTAATGGAGGAAATCGCGTTCAGCCAAGAGTGGTGAAAAGCGTTCACCTTCCAACAAAGAAGGATGAAGTAGGCCCAGTCGTGAAAAAATATGAGCCGAAGGTATTGAACACGATTAACAACTCGAAAGCAGATATTGACCGCGTCAAAATGGGACTGAAAATGGTCACATCGACCGGCGGTACTGCCGCAGGCCGTTTTGGTCAGCATGATGTCTCAGGAAAAACAGGGACGGCCCAAACCTTTTACTACGGTGCCAACCGCAGCTGGTGGGGAAACCCCACTTACAATTTAACCTTTGGAGGATATTATCCATCGTCCAATCCAAAAGTAGCTTTTAGTGTCGTGACACCTTATGTCTCAGACAAAGATTCCGTCATTAAAACCATCCCAAGTAAAATTATTGATAAGTACGTTGAATTACAAAAGAAATACGAAAAGCAGTAA
- a CDS encoding SDR family oxidoreductase has product MNVNLSGKKALVAASSQGIGKAIAFALAKEGAEVMLSGRHEHTLKETVKELSPLVKGKLTYQVCDVSDAQQIKALVQAAAGDEKCLDILVNNTGGPKTGTLETLTDEDWMESFQLHLLSYIRLLKEALPYLKKRGARVLNIASMSVKEPIPGLMLSNTFRPAIVGWTKTAAQELAKDEILINTLAPGKIETDRVKQLDKHRAQAEHQTVEEIKAQAERTIPLGRYGQPEEFAAYAAFLLSEANTYMTGQTLIIDGGLTKSL; this is encoded by the coding sequence ATGAATGTCAATTTATCTGGAAAAAAAGCATTGGTCGCTGCAAGCAGTCAAGGTATCGGAAAAGCGATTGCCTTTGCTCTAGCAAAAGAGGGAGCAGAAGTCATGCTTTCAGGAAGACATGAGCACACGCTGAAAGAAACGGTGAAAGAACTATCTCCGCTTGTAAAAGGAAAGCTGACTTATCAAGTATGTGATGTGTCTGACGCGCAGCAAATCAAGGCGTTAGTTCAAGCGGCAGCTGGTGATGAGAAGTGCTTAGACATTCTTGTGAACAATACAGGCGGTCCTAAAACAGGGACACTTGAAACCTTAACAGATGAAGACTGGATGGAATCATTTCAGCTTCATTTACTCAGTTATATTCGATTATTAAAAGAGGCCTTGCCTTATTTGAAAAAACGCGGTGCACGCGTGTTAAACATTGCGTCTATGTCAGTAAAAGAACCGATCCCAGGCTTGATGCTGTCAAATACGTTTAGACCGGCTATTGTCGGCTGGACAAAAACAGCCGCTCAGGAGCTTGCCAAGGATGAAATTTTGATCAATACGTTAGCCCCTGGGAAAATTGAAACAGACCGCGTCAAACAGCTCGACAAGCACCGCGCGCAGGCAGAGCACCAAACGGTTGAAGAAATCAAAGCACAGGCTGAACGTACGATTCCGCTTGGCCGTTATGGACAGCCAGAGGAATTTGCAGCATATGCAGCCTTTCTTTTATCTGAAGCCAATACATATATGACAGGTCAAACACTTATCATTGATGGTGGATTGACAAAGTCTCTTTAA
- a CDS encoding methyl-accepting chemotaxis protein: MFKKLQVRIAVFISVILILTVVAVQVGSNMVLTPLIERDAKTTATATAESLKDIITEKLDNYGNTINKLATGKITEEFAQKQTKQTLDFEKSAIKNLQEQDKLISFAYIGTTDGKMLGFPEFDLGQGYDPSKQGWFKQAVEKPDQVVWTDPYIDEATKKVIVSATKAIVKNGKVIGVAGLDLKLSSIQSYINEQEIPYKGTAFLVDNTGTILAHPTQQGKNISKVASVKKALDNSGIDDSKELTVISKIKEADWTVGVSFEKKKLLWITEQMNQTSIIISVIAIILAMILSFLLARSITTPIKRLTGHVRKVSEGDLTSTLEVKSKDEIGLLTKSFNQMIEDIRELIEKVKGASEQVVTSTDEVTQISNETLLSSEQIATAIQEVATGASKQASDAETINEKSEHLYEKVRHMGELASQMQTNSKSSEDASYKGLDALGVLVQKSTKASEESKKVEQMLLDLEHKTKNIENVVTAISQISDQTNLLALNASIEAARAGESGRGFAVVAEEVRKLAEQSAQSTKHISETVKLIQDESKKAAEAMTVASKMNEEQGDAINATGEALSSITMEMQALVGSIDSIHSQINEMTEEQQKMSDSIQSIAAISEESAASAEEVHASTDEQVQALERTKTSTELLNESSQALHQAVDRFKV; the protein is encoded by the coding sequence ATGTTTAAGAAACTTCAAGTGAGAATAGCTGTTTTCATCTCAGTTATTTTAATTTTAACCGTTGTGGCAGTTCAAGTGGGTTCCAACATGGTATTAACACCACTGATTGAACGAGATGCAAAAACGACCGCCACAGCAACGGCAGAAAGCCTGAAAGACATTATTACAGAAAAGCTTGATAATTACGGCAATACAATTAACAAATTGGCAACAGGTAAAATAACTGAAGAATTTGCGCAAAAACAAACAAAGCAAACACTGGATTTTGAAAAAAGTGCAATAAAAAACTTGCAGGAACAGGATAAACTCATTTCGTTTGCTTATATTGGAACAACTGATGGCAAAATGCTCGGCTTCCCGGAGTTCGATCTTGGCCAAGGGTATGATCCATCTAAACAAGGCTGGTTTAAACAAGCAGTCGAAAAGCCTGATCAGGTTGTTTGGACAGATCCATATATTGATGAAGCAACGAAAAAAGTGATTGTCTCAGCCACGAAGGCGATTGTCAAAAATGGAAAGGTCATTGGAGTCGCTGGACTTGATTTGAAGCTCTCCTCCATTCAATCTTATATAAATGAACAAGAGATTCCTTATAAAGGGACCGCTTTCTTAGTTGATAACACAGGCACCATTTTGGCGCATCCAACACAGCAAGGAAAAAACATATCAAAGGTCGCCTCTGTGAAAAAAGCGCTTGACAACTCAGGTATTGATGACAGCAAAGAACTGACGGTCATATCTAAAATCAAAGAAGCCGATTGGACGGTTGGCGTGAGCTTTGAGAAAAAGAAACTGCTTTGGATTACAGAACAAATGAATCAGACAAGTATCATTATATCCGTCATTGCCATTATTCTTGCGATGATCCTTAGCTTCTTATTGGCAAGAAGCATTACAACGCCAATCAAGCGTCTAACAGGGCATGTGCGTAAAGTGTCAGAAGGCGATTTAACAAGTACGCTTGAAGTGAAGTCCAAAGATGAAATTGGTCTCCTCACGAAAAGCTTTAATCAAATGATAGAGGACATTAGGGAGTTAATTGAAAAAGTAAAAGGGGCTTCAGAGCAAGTTGTGACATCAACGGATGAAGTGACCCAAATTTCAAATGAAACCTTGCTGTCGAGCGAACAGATTGCAACGGCCATTCAAGAGGTGGCAACAGGGGCGTCTAAGCAGGCATCAGATGCAGAAACGATTAATGAGAAATCAGAGCATTTGTATGAGAAAGTGCGCCATATGGGTGAGCTTGCCTCACAAATGCAAACCAACTCAAAATCATCTGAAGATGCGAGCTATAAAGGGCTAGATGCACTTGGTGTGCTCGTCCAAAAATCAACAAAAGCGAGCGAAGAATCGAAAAAGGTGGAGCAAATGCTGCTAGACCTTGAGCATAAAACGAAAAATATTGAAAACGTGGTGACAGCGATTTCTCAAATTTCGGATCAAACGAATTTACTTGCACTGAATGCAAGCATTGAAGCAGCGAGAGCTGGAGAAAGCGGAAGAGGCTTTGCTGTTGTTGCAGAAGAAGTTAGAAAGCTTGCTGAACAATCTGCGCAATCAACAAAACACATTAGTGAAACCGTCAAACTCATTCAAGATGAATCGAAGAAGGCGGCTGAAGCGATGACAGTAGCAAGTAAGATGAATGAGGAACAAGGTGACGCCATTAATGCAACAGGCGAGGCGCTGAGCAGCATCACAATGGAAATGCAGGCACTTGTCGGATCAATCGACAGTATTCATTCACAGATCAATGAAATGACAGAAGAACAACAGAAGATGAGTGACTCCATTCAAAGTATTGCGGCAATTTCTGAAGAATCTGCAGCTTCAGCTGAGGAAGTGCATGCGTCTACAGATGAACAAGTTCAAGCGTTAGAAAGAACGAAAACTTCGACTGAACTGCTGAACGAATCAAGCCAGGCGCTCCATCAGGCGGTTGACCGATTTAAAGTGTAA
- a CDS encoding cation diffusion facilitator family transporter yields the protein MEQSAKTSKIAFLSVMSNTFVVILKIIVGLLTGSVAVLSEAIHSFLDLMASFIAFISVRISRKPADSKHPYGHGKVENISGTIETLLIFVAGIWIIYECVHKLMHPEPVKLPVLGIVVMLLGAIINFIVSKVVNKESERVHSVAMKSNALHLLTDVYTSLGVAFSLLLVALTDWYFLDPIIGMILALFIMREAFKLMKEAFPPLVDARLTPEEEQSIEAIIQGFSQEFIEYHDFRTRRSGAEEYIDFHLIVDGKTTIEDVHQLCDRIEEKIQQEFPHAQIFIHVEPESERSTQT from the coding sequence ATGGAACAATCAGCGAAGACATCAAAAATAGCGTTTCTATCCGTGATGAGTAACACATTTGTTGTCATCTTAAAAATCATTGTAGGTCTGCTCACTGGATCTGTTGCGGTTTTATCAGAAGCCATTCATTCTTTTCTCGATTTAATGGCATCTTTTATTGCATTTATCTCTGTTCGTATTTCAAGAAAGCCAGCAGATTCTAAACATCCTTATGGACATGGAAAAGTCGAAAATATTTCTGGAACGATTGAGACCTTACTGATTTTCGTTGCGGGCATTTGGATCATCTACGAATGTGTTCACAAATTAATGCATCCAGAGCCAGTCAAGCTGCCTGTACTTGGCATTGTGGTGATGCTATTAGGCGCGATCATCAACTTTATCGTATCGAAGGTTGTGAACAAAGAGTCGGAAAGGGTCCATTCTGTCGCCATGAAATCGAATGCATTGCACCTGTTAACAGATGTGTATACGTCATTAGGGGTCGCATTCAGTTTATTGCTTGTCGCATTAACCGACTGGTATTTCTTAGATCCGATCATTGGAATGATACTTGCTCTCTTTATTATGCGTGAAGCATTTAAACTCATGAAAGAAGCCTTCCCGCCGCTCGTAGACGCCCGGCTAACGCCCGAGGAAGAACAATCGATCGAAGCAATCATTCAAGGATTCAGTCAAGAATTCATCGAATATCATGACTTTCGAACAAGACGATCCGGTGCAGAGGAATATATTGATTTTCATTTGATTGTAGATGGCAAGACAACGATAGAAGATGTTCATCAATTATGTGATCGAATTGAAGAGAAGATTCAGCAAGAATTTCCGCATGCACAAATCTTTATTCATGTAGAACCTGAAAGTGAAAGAAGCACGCAAACGTAA
- a CDS encoding aminotransferase A — MEHLLNPRVKDIEISGIRTFSNLVSSYEDVVSLTIGQPDFYTPHHVKTAAKAAIDENFTSYTHNAGFLELRQAIQHYIKKKVNLDYDAESEIIVTTGASQAIDAAFRTILSEGDEVILPGPVYPGYEPIIRMCGGKPVHIDTTNAGFKLNAKLIEDALTEKTKCVVLPYPSNPTGVTLSEEELKEIAQLLEGKDIFILSDEIYSELTFDRPHHSIASFLKEQTIVINGLSKSHSMTGWRIGFLFASAPIAKHVLKVHQYNVSCASAVSQKAALEAVTNGVDDALIMREQYKKRLDYVYDRLISMGLPVIKPSGAFYIFPSIESFGMSSFDFCMELLESTRLAVVPGSAFSPLGEGYVRLSYAYSLETLKEGLDRLEQFVLEKRSIHLTD, encoded by the coding sequence ATGGAGCATTTGCTGAATCCAAGAGTAAAGGATATTGAAATTTCAGGCATTCGAACATTTTCAAATCTCGTATCGTCATATGAGGATGTCGTATCTTTGACGATAGGCCAGCCCGATTTTTATACGCCGCATCATGTCAAAACAGCTGCAAAAGCAGCCATTGACGAGAATTTCACTTCGTACACTCATAATGCTGGTTTCCTAGAGCTAAGACAAGCAATCCAGCACTACATCAAGAAGAAAGTCAACCTTGATTATGATGCAGAGTCAGAGATCATTGTGACGACAGGTGCAAGTCAAGCGATTGATGCTGCGTTTCGAACCATTTTGTCAGAGGGTGATGAAGTGATTTTACCTGGACCTGTCTACCCTGGCTATGAACCGATCATTCGAATGTGCGGGGGGAAGCCCGTACATATCGACACAACGAATGCTGGCTTTAAATTAAATGCCAAGCTGATTGAGGATGCATTAACGGAAAAAACAAAGTGTGTTGTGCTTCCTTATCCTTCAAATCCAACTGGTGTCACGCTTTCAGAAGAAGAATTGAAAGAGATTGCCCAGCTCCTTGAAGGAAAAGACATCTTTATTTTATCCGATGAAATCTATAGCGAGCTGACATTTGACCGGCCGCATCATTCAATCGCTTCTTTCTTAAAGGAACAGACCATTGTGATTAACGGACTGTCTAAGTCTCATAGCATGACTGGTTGGAGAATTGGCTTTTTATTTGCTTCAGCTCCAATTGCTAAACATGTATTAAAAGTACATCAATATAACGTGTCTTGTGCCTCGGCTGTCTCACAAAAGGCGGCACTTGAAGCTGTGACAAATGGTGTGGATGATGCACTCATCATGAGAGAGCAATATAAGAAAAGGCTCGATTATGTATACGATCGGCTCATTTCTATGGGGCTTCCGGTCATTAAGCCTTCTGGCGCTTTTTATATTTTTCCATCCATTGAATCGTTTGGGATGAGTTCCTTTGATTTTTGTATGGAGCTGTTAGAAAGTACAAGACTTGCTGTCGTACCAGGGTCTGCTTTCTCTCCACTCGGCGAGGGGTATGTGCGTCTATCCTATGCTTATTCACTTGAAACACTGAAAGAAGGACTTGACCGCCTAGAACAATTCGTTCTTGAAAAGCGTTCTATTCATTTAACAGACTGA
- a CDS encoding CAP domain-containing protein, protein MKKKSFFFSALTAAALITFTGGHSADAKELNLKQVIHVQHQTIDLHTLATKLHISSDVNKLSKSNQKEIEALLNKLIKSGQPVTGTKVVKEVNKAKNEQKQESVKKPTASKPSAPAKQNTNNNTKADQKDTTTAKADSSLNAFEKEVVELTNKERAKQGLKALSVDSKLSKSARAKSQDMKDKNYFSHTSPTYGSPFDQMKKFGITYKTAGENIAQGQRSPQEVVTAWMNSEGHRANILNKNYTHIGVGYVKSGNYWTQQFIGK, encoded by the coding sequence ATGAAGAAGAAATCATTCTTTTTTTCAGCGCTAACGGCTGCTGCACTCATCACGTTCACTGGGGGACATTCAGCTGATGCGAAGGAGCTTAACCTGAAACAAGTAATACATGTACAGCATCAAACCATTGATCTTCATACATTAGCTACAAAATTACATATCTCTTCAGATGTAAACAAGCTAAGCAAGTCGAATCAAAAAGAGATCGAAGCTCTTTTAAACAAGCTGATCAAAAGCGGTCAACCTGTTACTGGCACAAAAGTGGTGAAAGAAGTAAACAAAGCAAAAAATGAACAAAAACAAGAATCAGTGAAAAAACCTACTGCTTCTAAACCAAGTGCGCCAGCAAAACAAAATACAAACAACAATACAAAAGCTGATCAAAAAGACACAACGACAGCAAAAGCAGACAGCAGCTTGAATGCATTTGAAAAAGAAGTCGTTGAGCTTACAAACAAAGAGCGTGCAAAGCAAGGATTAAAAGCACTTTCTGTTGATTCAAAGCTAAGCAAATCTGCTCGTGCAAAATCTCAAGATATGAAAGATAAAAACTATTTCTCTCATACAAGCCCAACTTACGGATCTCCATTTGATCAAATGAAGAAATTCGGGATCACTTACAAAACAGCGGGTGAAAACATTGCCCAAGGTCAAAGATCTCCACAAGAAGTGGTGACTGCTTGGATGAACAGTGAAGGTCATAGAGCCAATATCTTAAACAAAAACTATACACATATCGGTGTTGGTTATGTGAAATCTGGCAACTACTGGACACAGCAATTCATCGGAAAATAA